TCCCTAAAGAGTCCAGCTTTCCACGGGCAAAAATTAAGTTTTTTTCTTCATCAATTGAGATATAATCTGCATCGATCTGCATATCCTGATATTTTACCTGAGCATTTTTATTCAGATAAATCATTTTTTTCGGAACATCTCTACGAATATCATCGGCTTTATAATCTACCACAGCGTCTAGAGATTCTTTTGGTGCAGCAATGGTATCCTTTTTGGAAATAGTATCGTTAATTATCGTAGCTTTAACTACTTTTTTAGGACCTTCCTGTGCTAAAAAACTGTTAAAAATTAGGATAATTAAAAATTGTAATATATTTTTGAAGACGGTTTTGTCCAATTTTGTTCTATATAATTTGGCTCAAAATTAATATAATTTTTATAACTGTATGATGTACCAACTAAATTTTAAAACAATTTTAGCATTTCTACTGATATTCTTTACCTCTTTTACTTTTGCTCAAAAAAAATTCACTGTAGTTTTGGATGCAGGACACGGAGGAAGCGATAACGGAGCTAACAGAAATTATCCAGATCTGGGTCTTGTTCAGGAGAAGCATGTTACGTTAGCAATTGTTCTGAAATTAGGAGCAATGCTTGAGAAAAACAAAGAATTTAAAGTTATTTACACCCGAAAAATAGACGAGTATCCTTCTTTAACAGACAGAACCAATACCGCCAACCGAAGCAGGGCAGATTTATTTATTTCTGTACACGTTAATTCTTCGCCAAGTCGTTCTGCGACAGCAAGAGGAACCGAAACTTTCGTACAGGGTCCTGCTCAAAACAGAGAAAATCTTGAAGTAGCGAAGCAAGAAAACAGCGTAATTTACCTTGATGAAAAAGATAAAGAGACTTTTGCCTCTTATGATGCATCTTCACCCGAATCTTTAATTGCCTTAAAATTACAGCAAAGTAAATATCTTGAAAACAGCTTAATTGTAGGAAGCTTCGTAGAAGGAAACTTTGAAAAAAGCGGCCGTTTTTCGCGTGGTGTAAAACAGGAAAACCTACACATCTTAAGAAGAAGTGCGATGCCTTCTATTCTTATTGAAACAGGATTTGTAAATAATTATGAAGATGCCGCATTCTTAAATTCTGAAAAAGGACAGCAGGAAACAGCAGAAAATATTTATAAAGCAATTATTGACTATAAAAAAGCAGTTGACAGAAAAACAGGAGCGCAAGTCATTACCAAAAAACCGGAGCCAGAAAAACCGGCAGAAGTTGCATTGAAAAATGACTTCAGAATTTTACTGATGACAATGCCTGTAAAATACAACGATGGAGATCCGGAATTAAAAGGATTGAATTACATTCTTCCTATCAAAGAAAACGGATTGTATAAATACTATTATGGTGTAACCAATATGGCATCTGTAAAAGACATTAATCTTAAAACAGCTAAAGATGCCGGATTCAGAAATTCTTATGCGGTAGGATTTATGCCAAACCAAAAACTGAGCATCGGTTATTATAATATTGAAGTGTATGTAGGAAAAGATAAATTAAGCTCAAATTCTTTCATCCTTCAAACCTTAAAAGATGTAGAAAGAAACAAATCTAACGGAATGTTCTACTACACTTACGGAAAAGTTTACACCCTGGAAGACGCAGTTAAACTTCAAAAAGAACTGGAAGCCAAAGGAATAAAAAATACCGTTATTCAGAAGAATTTTAAATAAACTCTATAATTTTGAAGTTTAAAAGTTTATTTATACTTTTGCAACCTCAAAATTTGGTCTATTCGTCTAGTGGTCAGGACTCAAGGTTTTCATCCTTGCAACAGGAGTTCGATTCTCCTATAGACTACCAAAAAGCTCT
Above is a genomic segment from Chryseobacterium mulctrae containing:
- a CDS encoding N-acetylmuramoyl-L-alanine amidase family protein; its protein translation is MYQLNFKTILAFLLIFFTSFTFAQKKFTVVLDAGHGGSDNGANRNYPDLGLVQEKHVTLAIVLKLGAMLEKNKEFKVIYTRKIDEYPSLTDRTNTANRSRADLFISVHVNSSPSRSATARGTETFVQGPAQNRENLEVAKQENSVIYLDEKDKETFASYDASSPESLIALKLQQSKYLENSLIVGSFVEGNFEKSGRFSRGVKQENLHILRRSAMPSILIETGFVNNYEDAAFLNSEKGQQETAENIYKAIIDYKKAVDRKTGAQVITKKPEPEKPAEVALKNDFRILLMTMPVKYNDGDPELKGLNYILPIKENGLYKYYYGVTNMASVKDINLKTAKDAGFRNSYAVGFMPNQKLSIGYYNIEVYVGKDKLSSNSFILQTLKDVERNKSNGMFYYTYGKVYTLEDAVKLQKELEAKGIKNTVIQKNFK